A window of Steroidobacteraceae bacterium genomic DNA:
ACGGCGATCACGTTGTAACCGAGATTGGGTATCGTCGCGCCGGCGCCGAGCAGCGACTGTACCTGCGCAGTGACGTCGATCGTGATGGTGGTTCCCGGTGTATTCAAAGAGGCCGGCAATACGTCATCGAGACGGTAGCCGAGACCGTATACGATGGACACTTGAGCCGTTGAATCCCAGACTGTAAGGGTTAGTTCACCGTTGCCGGTGGACGCCGGATCAATTTGTGCGAAAGCTGGCGCGGCAGCCATGCCAACAAAGGCAAGTGCTGTCGCCGCGATCGCGCCCATGAATGAATGCTTGAACATAAACGTAGTAACTCCCGATTGAGCGTTTTCCATTCCGCGCAACCACCCACCGCAATCGGGTCGTCGCTCGGTCCCCTGCTAGTCGGTTGGTACCGACACCGATTTCATGCTTCACAAGATCAGAAAGGCAAAGCATTCCTCCGGCCACGACGACAATAGAAACCGCTCATGACAGCGCGGTTAAGGATTCTTGAAGCGCGTCACATAGCCCGAGCGATGTGGGCAAACGTAAGACGAATGTGTGTCAATCAAATCGCAACGCGATGGCGTTCGGCGTTGATCCCCAGACGATCGTTGGTTGCGTCTTCCAGTTGCCAGCGGCGCTGGAGCGTCGCATAGACGCGATGCAATCCCGTTTCCAGAGGGATTTTTGCGCGCCAACCAAGCGAGGCCATCCTGCTGATATCGAGAAGTTTGCGAGGTGTGCCGTCCGGATAGCTTTCGTCGAAACGGAATCGACCGCGGTAACCCACTACCTTACGAATCACTTCCGCAAGTTCGTAGATGCTGATGTCCTCGCCAGAACCGATATTGATGGGGGCGGAGCTCTCATAGTGAAGCAACGCCGTCAGGAGTGCCTCGGCAAAATCGTCCGCATGTAGAAACTCGCGTCGGGGTCTGCCGCTGCCCCATACGACGACTTCCTCCGCGCCTTCGATACGTGCACGATGCATCCGCCACAGAAGCGCCGCAAGCACATGGGAGTCACGCTCGTCGAAATTGTCTTCGCAACCATATAGATTGGTTGGCATCAGCGCGATTGCATTGAATCCGTGTTGCGCGCGCAATGCCTGGCACAGCTTTATGCCAGCAATCTTGGCAATTGCATAGAACTCGTTGGTCGTTTCGAGGGGACCGGTCAGCAGACTCTCTTCGCGTATCGGTTGCGAAGCGTTACGAGGGTAGATGCAACTTGAACCAAGAAAGACTAGTTTTCGCACACCGTAACGAAACGCGTTAAGGATCACGTTGCTTTGTATGGTGAGATTCTCGGCAATAAAATCCGCCGGCCGCGTGCTGTTGGCAAGTATGCCTCCGACGCGGGCAGCTGCGAGGATGACGATCTGGGGACGCTTGCGGGACATGAAGCGCGCCACTGCGCGCTCGTCGAGGAGGTCCAGCTGCCGACGACTGCGCGTTATTACATCGCTGAAGCCATGACGGACCAACGCGCGCCCGATGGCACTACCGGCCAAACCGCGATGGCCCGCCAGATACACGCGATCCGTAAGCGCAACCACGCGTTTTCAGTCCCCGTGTACGACGACTTGGAATCCCTGACGCAGCAACGCTGCATCGCGCCGCGCAACGTGAAGGTCATTGTTCACCATTTCACGGACCATGTCGTGGAAGCTCATACGTGGCCGCCAATTGAGTTCGTTGCGTGCCCGCGCAGCGTCGCCGAGCAGCGTATCCACCTCAGCGGGACGAAAATACCGGGAATCCACACGCACAACTGTGCGCCCCGAAGCCAGATCGATCCCCGTCTCCGCAAGTCCTTCGCCACGCCACTCGATGCGCATCCCGAGCTCGAGGCCGGCGGTTTGGACAAATTCACGGACGGAGTGCTGTTCGCCGGTGGCGATTACGTAGTCTCGCGGCTCATGCTGCTGCAGCATGAGCCATTGCGCCTCAACGTAGTCACGCGCATGCCCCCAGTCTCGCCGCGCATCGAGATTTCCCAGGAATACGCACCGATCCAGACCGAGTTTGACCCGTGTAAGTCCGCGCGTAATCTTGCGCGAGACAAATGTCTCGCCGCGCAGTGGCGACTCATGATTGAAGAGGATTCCGCTACATGCAAATAGGCCATAGGATTCTCGGTAATTGACCGTAATCCAATGCGCGTAAAGCTTGGCGGCACCGTATGGCGAACGCGGATAGAACGGGGTTGTCTCTGACTGCGGTACCTGCTGGACCTTACCGAACATTTCCGAAGTTGACGCCTGATAGAACCGAGTCTCTTTTTCGAGACCGAGAATGCGAATGGCTTCAAGGATGCGTAAGGGCCCCAGGGCATCCGCGTTCGCGGTGTATTCTGCGGTTTCGAACGATACGGCGACGTGACTCTGCGCGCCGAGGTTGTAGATTTCCAGCGGCCGCACGTGCTGCAGAACCCGTATCAGATTAGTGGCATCGGTCAAGTCGCCGTAATGCAGAATCAGGCGACGCGGCAATTCATGTGGATCTTTGTAGATCCCGTCGATGCGCTGTGTATTGAAGGATGATGCACGTCGCTTGACGCCATGCACCTCGTAGCCCTTGGCGAGCAGGAATTCGGCAAGGTAGGCGCCGTCCTGTCCGGTAATGCCAGTGATGAGCGCGCGACGCGGCGCTATTCTGCCGAGTTCCATCACCGCGATATTGATCCACGACTGTGACATCGACATGACGCCCGGACACACGGTTGTCACCTGAGTGCGCTACCGTGGTCGCATTTAACGGAATCAGCGAATATGCAAGATCGTGACAAGTATTTTCTGATCTGCGTCATTGGCTGCGCCTTGATCTTGACCGCCCTTCGCGCGTATGCAACCGAGGCGAACGACCCGGTCGTCGCCCATGTCGGGCGCGATACTGTTTCCCAGTCCGCACTCGAAAGCCAAATTGCAGACAAACTGCAGGAGCAGCGACGGGCACTTGATCAGGCGCGCCTGCGTCTTGCGGCGGAATACGAGCGGGGCCGTTCGGAGTTGTTGCAATCCGCGCTCGAGCAGATGCTTGACGAGCGTGCCCTGCAACTCGAAATCGAGCGCACCAAGATGAGCCGGGACGAGCTGCTAGCCGCTGTACCGGTTCGGAAAATAGAGGACGCTGAGATTGTCGAGTTTTACGATCAGAGGCAGGTGGAAATTGGCGGCGCTCCGCTCGATCAGGTACGACAGCCCATAGTCAATTATCTTCAGCAGCGCGCGGAAAATGTTGCGAAACGGCGGTATCTTGATGAACTGCGTCGCAAGTATGATATTTCTGCCCACTTGGCGCCTTATCGTGTGAAAGTGGCCGATCAAGGCCCGTCGCTTGGACCTCCCGATGCACCTGTGACCGTCGTCGAATTCGCCGATTTCCAGTGTCCCTTCTGCGCGCAGATGGCACCGACCCTGCGGCGACTGCGGGAGCTTTACCCGGACCAGGTTCGCGTGGTCTTCCGCCAACTTCCATTGCGCGATATCCATCCGCTTGCGGTCGACGCCGCACAGGCGAGTCTATGTGCCGATTCCCAAGGCAAATTCTGGGATTTTCACGATCGTGTCTTTGCCGATCAAGCATCATTGTCGCGCTCGTTCTTATTACAGATTGCCGAATCTCTAACGCTTGATATGCCAGCGTTCGAGAAATGCATGACCGATCGACGCTACAATTCGCAAATCGCTGCTGACGTACAAGCAGCGCAGAACTTGTTTGTCGAGTCAACACCATATACGTTTGTGAACGGCCGACTCGTACGAGGTGCCGTCGACGTTGAAGAACTGCGAAGAATCGTTGACCAGGAGATACACTCGCACAAAGTTCAATTGCGAGCTCAACACCTCTTGCGCTAGCGAATTTAACATTGAGTTCACACAGATCTGGCCGTCAGCGAGCCCGGGTCGTTTATGAATTGACGTGCACGGCCACGCGCGCTTCTAGCATCCCGCGCGTTTGCGGCACCCGCCAAAGTCACTTCACAACGATCTTTCGTGATGCTAAGCATCAGACAGCTGCGCGGCGACTTGTCAAGCCAGCGCGATTGTTCAGGACCTAGTTTGGTCCGGCCAGGCGCGCGTAAATTCGGTCAGGAAGATGCGACAACACGTTATCCACCGCCGTCCAGGCCGCGGGCACAACTGAGGCGACCGGTGCTGATGCGTATTGAGCAAATGAGCAGTCAACGATTGATCGAGTTGCCGTTGGTCATTTAGGCGCAACATGCCGCCTCGCGGGCGCGCGGTGCCGCGTAAAGGTATGCGCTCGAAAAAGGCACGGTACGCTACGGCTCGGCGACTGCAAAATTGCTGCTGATCGTCCTGTCTCTCCGACTGATTCCCAGTGTAGTCGTTGTCGACCTCATGGTCGTCCCAGGTCATCAGTCAAGGGCAGTAAGCGTGCGTCTCTTGAAGGTTGTAGTCGCTGCGATACGGCGCGTAGCGCGACCGATAGTTGTCAGGCGTTGTGCACTCGCCGCGGTCGTGATTCAGAACGTGCTGCTATCCCCAGGTCAATTCGCAAATATTGTCACCAGGTGAACAATGATATCCGCCCCATCGTGGATCATGTGCCGGTAAGCCGAGTAGTAACCGTGCTCGTATTGTTGACAACAAGCGACGGCCACGCACCAGTCGCGATCAAAACTCGGCGCTGTTGCGATTGGGTGTTTTCCATCCCCGGGCGGGAGATGCGGCTCTTGCGGGAAACCGCATCTCCTCGCCCAACGTGCACAGTCCCGGTCGAAGTACCCGGACATCTCCCACACTCTTGGCGGGCAAAGCCAGATTAGTGCGGAAACTTTTCAATTCGTTTGCGTATTGATTGCTGTTGTCCGTCAAGTTATTCAACGCGCCGCATCCTGCGATCCGATG
This region includes:
- a CDS encoding GDP-L-fucose synthase; the encoded protein is MVALTDRVYLAGHRGLAGSAIGRALVRHGFSDVITRSRRQLDLLDERAVARFMSRKRPQIVILAAARVGGILANSTRPADFIAENLTIQSNVILNAFRYGVRKLVFLGSSCIYPRNASQPIREESLLTGPLETTNEFYAIAKIAGIKLCQALRAQHGFNAIALMPTNLYGCEDNFDERDSHVLAALLWRMHRARIEGAEEVVVWGSGRPRREFLHADDFAEALLTALLHYESSAPINIGSGEDISIYELAEVIRKVVGYRGRFRFDESYPDGTPRKLLDISRMASLGWRAKIPLETGLHRVYATLQRRWQLEDATNDRLGINAERHRVAI
- the gmd gene encoding GDP-mannose 4,6-dehydratase, which gives rise to MSQSWINIAVMELGRIAPRRALITGITGQDGAYLAEFLLAKGYEVHGVKRRASSFNTQRIDGIYKDPHELPRRLILHYGDLTDATNLIRVLQHVRPLEIYNLGAQSHVAVSFETAEYTANADALGPLRILEAIRILGLEKETRFYQASTSEMFGKVQQVPQSETTPFYPRSPYGAAKLYAHWITVNYRESYGLFACSGILFNHESPLRGETFVSRKITRGLTRVKLGLDRCVFLGNLDARRDWGHARDYVEAQWLMLQQHEPRDYVIATGEQHSVREFVQTAGLELGMRIEWRGEGLAETGIDLASGRTVVRVDSRYFRPAEVDTLLGDAARARNELNWRPRMSFHDMVREMVNNDLHVARRDAALLRQGFQVVVHGD
- a CDS encoding thioredoxin domain-containing protein gives rise to the protein MQDRDKYFLICVIGCALILTALRAYATEANDPVVAHVGRDTVSQSALESQIADKLQEQRRALDQARLRLAAEYERGRSELLQSALEQMLDERALQLEIERTKMSRDELLAAVPVRKIEDAEIVEFYDQRQVEIGGAPLDQVRQPIVNYLQQRAENVAKRRYLDELRRKYDISAHLAPYRVKVADQGPSLGPPDAPVTVVEFADFQCPFCAQMAPTLRRLRELYPDQVRVVFRQLPLRDIHPLAVDAAQASLCADSQGKFWDFHDRVFADQASLSRSFLLQIAESLTLDMPAFEKCMTDRRYNSQIAADVQAAQNLFVESTPYTFVNGRLVRGAVDVEELRRIVDQEIHSHKVQLRAQHLLR